DNA sequence from the Hemitrygon akajei chromosome 8, sHemAka1.3, whole genome shotgun sequence genome:
gatggtcAATGAGGGCAGTGATACACACAGTCAAAGAGGTAAAGCCTTTGATGTGTCAATCTGGTATCGAAGGTTAGATCACAAGGGACCTAAGAAGAACTGGCTGATTGAATACAGAATTGGTTTGACGTTAGCAAGAAGACAGTGATGGTGGAAGTTTGTTTcttggactggaggcctgtgactagttaaTTGTTATCtaaatcaatgatttggattagaATGTTGAAGGCATTTACAGATAACACTGCAATAGGTGATAATGTAAACAATGAAGGTGTCAGgatttacagagggatcttgatcagctgagtaataataataactttatttatagagcacttttcatatagacaatgtagttcaaagtggtttacaatgggataaagtgcaaacataaaaataaaagacaggaaaatgttagttaaaagcaagattaaataaagaaattttgagctggcatttaaaagtgtcAAATGAGTCTGTATCCCTTGTAGCTTTAGATTATGAGTTCCGCAGTTTAGAAGAGGAGCTCAAAatgctgacctgccaattatcttttgagggagattgtttaaattaagAGACCGATGGAAGTAGACCTGAATGtttgagcaggattataaaacaaaagtgaTCTTTACTGAAAGCAATTCTATGATATGTTCCAGACCCACACCATTAAGTGCTTTAAAACAAGTAAGATAACTTCAATATCAATCCTAAAAAATACAGAAACGCTGATGAAGTGGGCTGAAGAATGGCAAATGAAGTATAATTCAAATAAATGATAAGTGTTGTATTTTGCAGTCAAACCAAGATAAGACTTCAACAGTGAATGGTGTGGTCCCCAGGAGTGCTGTGCACCAGAAGGTCCTTGGATTTCAGTCacatggttccctgaaaatgATGTTCGGGGgaaagggtggttaagaaggcttctgGTAAGCTGGTCTCCATCAGTCAGAAGTTGGAATATTACAGGATGtttcagttgtacaagatgttaatGAGGCTGTATCTGGAATATTTTGTTCAGGTTTAGTTACCCTGCTACAGGGAAGCTGCATTAAGCTGGTTTCATATTTCTGGTCAGTTCTGAATCAAACTATTTCTCTTCACTAACCCGAGTCACATTTTCACCTACCTACCAATATTTACCACTGTGCCCTGACTAATCTTATCAGTCATACACATCAAGTGCCGGACTGAGTGCCATACCACACACTGAATACCAAACTGTGTACTGCGTGGCGTACCTGGCTGCGCACTGATCAGGTCACTGGCTCCTCGCACCCTTCCCATCAGCTCACCCAGCTGCTGACAGAGGTGTTGCTTGGGTTCGGAGTGACCACAGGTGTCGGCTGAACATTTGTACTGAGGCCCTTCCAACCTCTGTGGAGAGAACAGACTGACCATGAGTGATGACAGATGTGTAGTGGGCAGGCAGGCTGACCGGAGTAGGTGAGTTCAGCTGCTCGTGCTGGCAATTGCAGGCCATTTAATCCTAAGGGCTTTCCCCATCCATTGAGAGCCCAGCTCAATCTGCCACAGcttgtgtggagtttacacattctGTGACTGTGTGCTTCGATGCCTCCCATAGACATACTGGAAGGTAAGCACACTGTTGTAAATCACTGAAGGGATGTGTGTGAATTGGAGGGGATTAACAGTATGGGTGTGAGCGAGTGGAATAATTGGAATTGTTCTGAGAGCTGGTGTATGTTCAACAGGCAATATCACAGAGACACaaaaatcaggcccttcagcccactgagtccataCACAACCAAACTGTCCATTTGTGCTAGCCTCATATGCCTGCACCATATTCCAGGTCTGAATCAGAGCTGATCAGTGGACAGGACAATGTTCTGGAGCTGGATCTCGGCAGGGGCAGAGCTGATCAGTAGACTGAGACAGATTGGCTGATCTCTCAAACATATAGTCAGTACTCACGGTTAAAACAGAGCCGCAATGTTGGCAGAGGAACGGTGCTGTCAGTGACGTGCTTCCTTCCGCCTCCTCCCGGACACAGGCGTCGCAGTGACACTGGAACACGTACTGAGACATCAGGGCTTGCTGTCGCTCCCTCACTGCCAGCCGGCGCCAGTGTGGGCCTgtatacacatacacataccGGGTCAGGGGGGAGACAAGTAAGGTTGCAGAGGGAGAGTGGAGTCTGTGAAGGAGGGGAGTGAGTTGGGAGGGAGGGACAGGCAAGGGGAGGACACATGGGTATCGGGCTAatgggaaaatggcaaatgaagagaagggaaggagggactgAGGGGGAGATCAGGTTACCATAGCAGTGCAGCACCTCCTGGCCGACAGGGATGTGCTGGGTGGCTCGGAAGATGATGCTGGTGCcgtggaaggagatgctggtatTGGGGTCACATGAGTGGTTGAACAGACTGGCCCTGGCGTAGAGAGCTGTAGCAATCCGGACCTGACGTGTCTCCACAACCCGTTCACACCCCATTCCTGTGGGCAGAGACATGGCTGAGAACTGGCCAGTAATAGAGAGCAGTACTGCACCGTACCAGCACATAGAGTGCACTACACCCGCCACTGTGCGGAGAGCTTCTAACATCCGCATCATACATCAGAACAGGTAAGAGTGCGTGACACCAGCCACTGAGGTAGGATTCAGGGAGAACCATCTCGTCTGTGGAGTGGGGCCTTTGACCCAGAGGGTGGAGAGGATCAACACCCCATCCCCTGCCCTCCCCTCTGAAAGCCTCCCAACAACAAATCAACCCTGCCCTCTCCCATTTCCCCCTCATCTCCTAATACTCCCCTTTTCACATCCCCTACCTTACCCCTGCACTTTCTCACCTCaccacccctgccccccaccatcccacttcctctccCTATCCCCCACAGCACTGACCAGTGTCGGTAATCGCAGTGATGGCCTGTCCGTTACACTCCAGCTGCAGCATGTGGCGCAGGACAGCCACGCCcagcgtcttcaggctccttgcaCCATCCtcaccctcagcctctgccacaatCCCTAGTCTTGCTCCGCAACCGCTCTCCCTCACCGCCTGGCACAGGGCAGCAGCTGATAGCGCGCAGAGGAACTGGTGTTCAGGGGGACGGGCCCCGCTGTGGGTCAGCAGGCTGTGAATTGTCTGGTAAGGAGTGGCCTTCTGTGGCCCCCTGCCCTTCTCCTGGCCTGGAGTGTCCATcacctgcaacctctccacctcGGCCAGGCCAGCGGTGAGCACAGTGCGCAGGGCGAGGTGGACAAAGGGGCCCAAGGTGAGCAGGAGGCCTGTGAAGGGGCAATCAAGCCAATGGTAGAGATGCCAGGCCTGTTGACGGCACGACTCGCGACAGTAAGAGCTGAAGCTGCAATGCGGGCACGGAAGGGGCAGATCGGTGGGCCGCAGGCACAGGTGGCAGTACAGGTCCTGGGTGGAAGGCTGACCACCAGAAACCAGCACTGTTGCGAAGGCCTCTTCCTGCAGGACCACCTCCCCTGGCTGCAGGTCTCGAGCCGCGGTATAGTGACGGCCCCGAGTCACGTCCCATTGCAGTGAGATGGAAGGGGGTGAATCTGGCTCCACTTCCCCTGAGAGAGGAGTCTGTGCCTCAGGAACACGTGGTCCCTCCTTAAACCGGTCTAGCCGCTGGAGACAGGCAGCCTGGCGGTCCCACAACTTGTGCTGCAGCTCCGGGGGGTAACTGTGCTGCTCAGCTCGGTCAATCTCCTCCAGGCATTCCTGCAGGGCAGGGAGAACGTGAGGGTGTTAGTGACGGCACGCAggaggggtgggagagagggtggggattTAGTGACTGCACGATGGACAGAGGGTGTGTGTTAGTAACTGCATGCAAGAgaaggggtggggagagtgtgggggtTTAGTGACTGCAAACAGGAAGGGGTGGGGATTTAGTGCCCGTACACAGAAGGGGGTGCTGAGGATCGTGACTGCACACAGGAAGGGGTGGGTAGAGGGAGGGAGGTAGTGACTGCAGAcaggagggagtgggagagagggtgggggtttaGTGACTGCAAACAGGAAGGGGTGGGGATTTAGTGCCCGTACACAGAAGGGGGTGCTGAGGATCGTGACTGCACACAGGAAGGGGTGGGTAGAGGGAGGGAGGTAGTGACTGCAGAcaggagggagtgggagagagggtgggggtttaGTGACGGCACGCAGGAGGGGTGGGAGACAGGGTGAGTGTGTTAGTAACTGCATGCAAGAAAAGGGGTGGGGGTTTAGTGACTGCGAACAGGAAGGGGTGGGTAGAGGGAGGGAGGTAGTGACTGCAGACAGGAGGGAGTAGGagagagagggtggtgaggggtgggggatgagagtgagagggatgggggagaggagcgCGAGAGTGGTGGGGGAGAGGAGCGcaagagggtgggggagaggatggTGGAAAAGTGAGTCAGACGGGTTGGGGAAaggtggtgttgggactgctgctttttacgatgtatgtcaatgatttggactacggtattaatggaatTGTGTctaaatttttccaatgatacgaagataggtggaggaatgggtagtgctgaggaaacagagagcctgcaaagacttagatagtttagggaatgggcaaagaagtgacaaatgaaatacaatgttggaaagtgtatagtcatgcactttactggaagaaataaatgggcagactattatttagatggagtgagaattcaaaatgcagagatacaaagggacttaggagtccttgtgcaagataccctaaaggttaacctccaagacgagtcggttgtgaagaaggcgaatgcaatgttggcattcatttctagaagtatagaatgtaagagcagggatgtgatgtcgaggctctacaaggcactcgtgagatcacacttgctgagtattgtgtgtagttttgggctctttattttagaaaggatatactgacattggagagggttcagagaagattcgcaaggatgatcccaggaatgaaagg
Encoded proteins:
- the smyd4 gene encoding SET and MYND domain-containing protein 4 isoform X1, translated to MAGASAEWRRVCGVRWRATPDSERRRFGSVTDPGRVFDLGRRWLVDEDVAALNALSAQWWAQKDVKTAQDLKCRGNECFKARDYLQALALYSQGLRHSTADCPETALLYANRSAALFHLQRYQECLEEIDRAEQHSYPPELQHKLWDRQAACLQRLDRFKEGPRVPEAQTPLSGEVEPDSPPSISLQWDVTRGRHYTAARDLQPGEVVLQEEAFATVLVSGGQPSTQDLYCHLCLRPTDLPLPCPHCSFSSYCRESCRQQAWHLYHWLDCPFTGLLLTLGPFVHLALRTVLTAGLAEVERLQVMDTPGQEKGRGPQKATPYQTIHSLLTHSGARPPEHQFLCALSAAALCQAVRESGCGARLGIVAEAEGEDGARSLKTLGVAVLRHMLQLECNGQAITAITDTGMGCERVVETRQVRIATALYARASLFNHSCDPNTSISFHGTSIIFRATQHIPVGQEVLHCYGPHWRRLAVRERQQALMSQYVFQCHCDACVREEAEGSTSLTAPFLCQHCGSVLTRLEGPQYKCSADTCGHSEPKQHLCQQLGELMGRVRGASDLISAQPETALPLLLQCRVEARRLLSDRHSLRGEIEDSLAQVYALQGDWQAAARHLKESGLVVRLQYGSQSIELAHQLFKLAQILFNSQLVEEALGVIEEAEPLLSTHYGPEHEMVMELKEMMSYLRGLSDGADSHLLLPQEWIQ
- the smyd4 gene encoding SET and MYND domain-containing protein 4 isoform X2, with amino-acid sequence MAGASAEWRRVCGVRWRATPDSERRRFGSVTDPGRVFDLGRRWLVDEDVAALNALSAQWWAQKDVKTAQDLKCRGNECFKARDYLQALALYSQGLRHSTADCPETALLYANRSAALFHLQRYQECLEEIDRAEQHSYPPELQHKLWDRQAACLQRLDRFKEGPRVPEAQTPLSGEVEPDSPPSISLQWDVTRGRHYTAARDLQPGEVVLQEEAFATVLVSGGQPSTQDLYCHLCLRPTDLPLPCPHCSFSSYCRESCRQQAWHLYHWLDCPFTGLLLTLGPFVHLALRTVLTAGLAEVERLQVMDTPGQEKGRGPQKATPYQTIHSLLTHSGARPPEHQFLCALSAAALCQAVRESGCGARLGIVAEAEGEDGARSLKTLGVAVLRHMLQLECNGQAITAITDTGMGCERVVETRQVRIATALYARASLFNHSCDPNTSISFHGTSIIFRATQHIPVGQEVLHCYGPHWRRLAVRERQQALMSQYVFQCHCDACVREEAEGSTSLTAPFLCQHCGSVLTRLEGPQYKCSADTCGHSEPKQHLCQQLGELMGRVRGASDLISAQPGDWQAAARHLKESGLVVRLQYGSQSIELAHQLFKLAQILFNSQLVEEALGVIEEAEPLLSTHYGPEHEMVMELKEMMSYLRGLSDGADSHLLLPQEWIQ